A stretch of the Psychroserpens sp. Hel_I_66 genome encodes the following:
- a CDS encoding response regulator, which produces MKVLAIDDQQLVLLPLQKRLTELGYEVKIETNSTRGIELYESFNPDLVIVDINMPGVSGLDVVKHLRKVKNSQTPIMVLSGNTKDDVITEGFELGINDYMKKPLSLNEICVRVKRLIGAPFQDNAIITSDVMIQQRCVGVVIPCYNEEERLLSTEFINYIDKNTGYHLCFVNDGSKDDTLNVLKELQKGREDFITVHDCEKNGGKAEAVRLGMLHMAKKEDLDYIGFLDADLSTDLADFDDLVKTIESSEFKIVSGSRIARMGANITKESARKIISLTINFIIRKILSMDFKDTQCGAKIFHKDVIEIAFDKKFVTQWIFDVEIFKRMTLHFGLKTAKAMLCEQPLKRWIHADGSKLSMKDSFKIIGQLGQIAWVYRGKKTKTESLMNESLKVA; this is translated from the coding sequence ATGAAAGTTTTAGCAATAGATGATCAACAATTAGTATTACTGCCTTTACAAAAACGTTTAACAGAATTAGGATACGAAGTTAAAATTGAAACAAACTCAACCAGAGGTATAGAATTATATGAATCTTTCAATCCAGATTTAGTAATTGTAGATATTAACATGCCTGGTGTATCTGGTTTAGATGTGGTCAAGCATTTAAGAAAAGTTAAAAACTCTCAAACTCCTATAATGGTATTGTCTGGAAATACGAAAGACGATGTTATTACAGAAGGTTTTGAGTTGGGAATTAATGATTATATGAAAAAGCCATTAAGTCTAAATGAAATTTGTGTTCGTGTAAAACGATTAATTGGCGCTCCGTTTCAAGATAATGCAATTATAACTAGTGATGTTATGATTCAGCAGCGTTGTGTTGGAGTTGTTATTCCTTGTTATAATGAAGAAGAACGATTATTAAGTACAGAGTTTATAAATTATATAGATAAAAACACAGGTTATCATTTATGTTTTGTTAACGACGGAAGTAAAGATGATACGTTAAATGTTTTGAAAGAATTACAAAAGGGTAGAGAAGATTTTATCACCGTTCATGATTGTGAAAAGAATGGCGGTAAAGCAGAAGCAGTACGTTTAGGAATGTTGCATATGGCTAAAAAAGAAGATCTGGATTATATAGGGTTTTTAGATGCCGATTTATCTACAGATTTGGCAGATTTTGATGATTTGGTAAAGACCATTGAGTCTTCAGAATTTAAAATAGTTAGCGGTTCTCGTATTGCTAGAATGGGTGCAAACATCACCAAAGAGTCTGCTAGAAAGATAATAAGTCTCACCATAAATTTCATTATTAGAAAAATCTTGTCTATGGATTTTAAAGACACCCAATGTGGAGCAAAGATTTTTCACAAAGATGTAATTGAGATAGCATTTGATAAGAAATTTGTAACCCAATGGATTTTTGATGTCGAGATCTTTAAAAGAATGACCTTGCATTTTGGTTTAAAAACTGCAAAAGCAATGCTTTGTGAGCAACCACTAAAAAGATGGATCCATGCCGATGGCTCTAAATTATCCATGAAAGACTCTTTCAAGATCATTGGCCAATTAGGACAAATAGCTTGGGTTTACAGAGGTAAAAAAACCAAAACAGAAAGTTTAATGAACGAATCACTTAAGGTAGCCTAA
- a CDS encoding type I phosphomannose isomerase catalytic subunit yields MKVYPIKFEPILKQKIWGGDKLRSVLSKKTNKNNIGESWEISDVNGNISQVSNGLYKGLNIKELIKNHESEFLGTNNFQNFGFDFPLLIKFLDAKTDLSVQVHPGDDMAKVYHNSFGKTEMWYIMDSDEDANIVLGLKDKNTNPEILDHITSKNVESIFNRENVKKGDSYFIPAGKIHAIGAGVLAAEIQQTSDITYRVYDWDRKDDQGQKRELHTQLAKKATQRFESNGKAEYQLKYNESSSLVNCDYFTTNVLNVNDAFVKNYANLDSFVIFMCVEGSATITAGGTSETINMGETILLPAATNDILFSSNNAKLLEVYVDGELSEKLKNVS; encoded by the coding sequence ATGAAAGTGTATCCAATAAAATTTGAGCCTATTTTAAAACAAAAAATCTGGGGTGGCGATAAGTTGCGTTCAGTATTGTCTAAAAAAACAAATAAAAATAATATTGGCGAAAGTTGGGAAATATCAGACGTTAATGGTAACATTTCTCAGGTTAGCAACGGGCTCTATAAAGGCTTAAACATTAAAGAGCTCATAAAAAACCATGAATCGGAATTCTTAGGTACTAACAACTTTCAAAATTTCGGGTTTGATTTCCCTTTGCTTATCAAGTTTTTAGATGCCAAAACAGATTTATCAGTTCAAGTACATCCAGGTGATGACATGGCTAAAGTCTATCATAATTCTTTTGGGAAGACTGAAATGTGGTATATCATGGATAGTGATGAAGACGCTAATATTGTGCTGGGATTAAAAGATAAAAACACAAATCCTGAGATTTTAGATCACATCACTTCAAAAAATGTAGAGTCGATATTTAATAGAGAGAACGTAAAAAAAGGGGACAGTTATTTTATACCTGCAGGAAAAATTCATGCCATTGGAGCAGGAGTATTAGCTGCGGAAATACAACAAACATCAGATATTACCTATCGCGTTTATGATTGGGATCGTAAAGATGATCAAGGCCAAAAAAGAGAGCTACATACACAATTAGCAAAAAAGGCAACACAACGCTTTGAGTCAAACGGAAAAGCAGAATATCAATTAAAATATAATGAAAGTTCTAGTTTGGTCAACTGTGACTACTTTACAACTAACGTTTTAAATGTTAATGATGCGTTTGTAAAAAACTATGCCAATTTAGATTCTTTTGTAATATTTATGTGTGTTGAAGGCAGTGCAACTATAACTGCAGGAGGTACTAGCGAGACTATAAATATGGGAGAAACAATTTTGCTGCCCGCAGCAACAAATGATATTCTATTTTCTTCTAATAACGCCAAACTTTTAGAGGTTTATGTTGATGGAGAATTAAGTGAAAAATTAAAAAACGTATCCTAA
- a CDS encoding PhnA domain-containing protein encodes MSVLQTLQDRSNNTCELCSAEKDLTQYTIPPSLNENVDNDILVCKTCLDQIEENIDMDPNHWRCLNDSMWSEHVAVQIMAWRMLQRLRNEGWPQDLLDMMYLDDEALALARATGEHEDEANKIIHRDSNGVILESGDSVVLVKDLKVKGSSMVAKQGTAVRNIRLDHENAEYIEGKVDGQQIVIITQFVKKL; translated from the coding sequence ATGAGCGTACTACAAACATTACAAGACAGAAGCAACAACACATGTGAGCTTTGTTCCGCAGAAAAAGATTTGACACAATACACCATTCCGCCATCACTAAACGAGAATGTAGATAACGATATCTTGGTTTGCAAAACCTGTTTGGATCAAATAGAAGAAAACATAGATATGGATCCCAACCATTGGCGATGTTTGAACGATAGCATGTGGAGTGAGCACGTTGCTGTGCAAATCATGGCTTGGCGTATGTTGCAAAGACTTAGAAACGAAGGTTGGCCACAAGACCTACTCGATATGATGTACCTAGATGATGAGGCTTTAGCGTTGGCTCGTGCCACAGGAGAGCATGAAGATGAAGCCAATAAAATCATTCATCGAGACTCAAATGGTGTGATTTTAGAATCTGGTGACTCTGTGGTTTTAGTTAAGGACCTTAAAGTAAAAGGGTCTAGTATGGTTGCAAAACAAGGTACAGCTGTAAGAAATATAAGATTGGACCACGAAAATGCAGAGTATATTGAAGGTAAGGTCGACGGTCAACAAATCGTCATCATAACCCAATTTGTTAAAAAGTTATAA
- a CDS encoding STAS domain-containing protein translates to MNLEITGVNNFFKVKGTLDRRNIHLFKKQFKDVFERSNTITISLEHLNNIDRYGVNAIAQLHNEALVKNKRLSIIGFGQNSVYNHFKSETAA, encoded by the coding sequence ATGAACCTAGAAATCACAGGAGTAAACAACTTTTTTAAAGTTAAAGGAACTTTAGACAGACGTAACATCCACTTATTCAAAAAACAATTTAAAGATGTATTTGAAAGATCAAATACAATCACAATAAGTTTAGAACATCTAAATAATATTGACCGTTATGGCGTAAATGCTATCGCACAATTGCACAATGAAGCTTTGGTTAAAAACAAGCGTTTGTCTATCATTGGTTTTGGTCAAAATAGTGTTTATAACCATTTCAAATCTGAAACTGCAGCATAA
- a CDS encoding YybH family protein: protein MKFAYFLILALIFSCQTKIKEVEILNASEHASEEIFEKDITEIKEVMSAQEIAWNNHDLEGFMDGYWQNDNLKFYGSNGLTKGWSNTLANYKKGYPTPTESGKLRFVINDISKIETNNYWVMGEYHLTRSIGNANGVFMIIFKKIDGQWKIVADMSC from the coding sequence ATGAAATTTGCTTATTTTTTGATATTAGCTTTAATTTTTTCTTGTCAAACAAAGATCAAAGAGGTTGAAATTTTAAATGCTTCGGAACATGCTTCCGAAGAGATATTTGAAAAAGATATTACCGAAATAAAGGAAGTCATGTCTGCTCAGGAAATTGCCTGGAACAATCATGATCTTGAAGGATTTATGGATGGTTACTGGCAAAACGACAACCTCAAGTTTTATGGCAGCAATGGTCTCACTAAAGGATGGAGCAATACGTTGGCCAATTACAAAAAAGGCTATCCTACACCTACAGAAAGTGGTAAACTTAGATTTGTAATCAACGACATTTCAAAAATTGAAACCAATAATTACTGGGTCATGGGAGAATATCATCTCACACGATCTATCGGAAATGCCAATGGTGTTTTCATGATTATTTTCAAGAAAATTGATGGTCAATGGAAAATTGTAGCAGATATGTCCTGTTAA
- a CDS encoding DUF4407 domain-containing protein, with protein sequence MLKKFFIICSGADTDILDNCAIGEQNKFAGIGATVFFTALMAFIACSYALYTVFDNAFAAIGFGFIWGLLIFNLDRFIVSTIKKRNNVIDEIIQASPRLILAVIIAVVISKPLELKIFEKEINQVLLEQKNELTLANQAQIAEQYTPNVNALSSEISNLNSQIAAKEAEVNALYDTYISEAEGTAGTNLLGKGPVYKEKRDKHDAALAELQQLKVDNKLKIEATENQIAQLNSDYDAQVTSTQPIIDGFDGLMARVNALGTLPFLPSLFILLLFLAIETSPIFAKLMSPKGEYDYKLEDAETAVKTWVEQKVSERKLVLTTDQTLNNRIYTDIAEEDELYNYKRKKARELMQLQADAFFKHQKNAL encoded by the coding sequence ATGTTAAAAAAATTCTTCATCATCTGCTCTGGAGCAGATACAGACATCCTAGACAATTGTGCCATAGGTGAACAAAATAAATTCGCAGGCATTGGAGCAACCGTTTTTTTCACCGCATTAATGGCATTTATTGCTTGTAGTTATGCACTCTACACCGTTTTTGACAATGCATTTGCTGCTATTGGTTTTGGTTTTATTTGGGGATTGTTGATTTTTAATCTCGACCGTTTTATTGTATCTACAATTAAAAAAAGAAACAATGTCATAGACGAAATCATCCAGGCATCACCACGATTAATTCTTGCTGTTATTATAGCAGTAGTTATTTCAAAACCTTTGGAGCTTAAGATTTTTGAAAAAGAAATCAACCAAGTATTACTCGAGCAGAAAAACGAATTAACGCTTGCCAACCAAGCTCAAATAGCAGAGCAATATACACCAAATGTAAATGCACTTTCTTCGGAAATTTCAAACCTCAACTCCCAAATAGCTGCAAAAGAAGCAGAAGTCAACGCACTTTACGACACCTATATTTCTGAAGCTGAAGGCACAGCAGGCACAAACCTTTTGGGCAAAGGTCCAGTTTATAAGGAAAAGCGTGATAAACACGACGCTGCTTTAGCCGAATTACAACAACTCAAAGTTGACAACAAATTAAAAATAGAAGCGACTGAAAACCAAATCGCTCAACTCAATTCAGATTATGATGCGCAAGTAACCTCAACGCAGCCAATAATTGATGGGTTTGATGGCTTAATGGCTCGAGTAAATGCTTTGGGCACACTTCCTTTTTTACCATCTCTCTTTATTCTACTTTTATTTTTAGCTATAGAAACCTCTCCCATTTTTGCAAAGTTAATGTCGCCAAAAGGCGAATATGATTACAAATTAGAAGATGCAGAAACAGCTGTTAAAACCTGGGTAGAACAAAAAGTGAGCGAGCGCAAATTAGTGTTAACAACAGACCAAACGCTCAATAACAGAATCTACACTGACATAGCAGAAGAGGATGAACTCTACAATTATAAACGAAAAAAAGCACGCGAGCTTATGCAATTACAAGCTGATGCATTTTTTAAACATCAAAAAAATGCGCTGTAA
- a CDS encoding M56 family metallopeptidase, which translates to MIIYVLKFSACLAVFMVFYKLLLEKSSVHTFKRFYLLTSLCFAFAIPSITFIEYVEPVIIEEFATFNTMDFDVIESSPEVIAINHTPIILWSIYALGVFIFLLKFCLNLKRIIYKIRNNPKYKSQGFINVLITNLRIPHTFFNYIFFDKQKFECSDIPKEVFIHEQTHAKQKHSIDVLLLEILQIIFWFNPLIYLLKRDIKLNHEYLADQAVLNNGIEPSTYQTILLAFSSKAQHQELANAINYSSIKKRFTVMKTHTSKTSIWLRGLLILPVLATLFYGFTERELVEREVIIPEVLELYLNENGELLLDDEIITFEDIKALYKEDPKLQISVKIFPDANADISKNITSKLKDIGFKKMTVCTSRVAEFQNFTQEKATPQQLAEYNKLARHYNEQPKDKQIIKRKDVLRLEYLYKIMSEEQKKNAEPFPNMPPPPPAPPILSPEQLEEYNKLAKKYNDMLEKLPIKVKDYKYLESLYQSMSEEQKQTAQPFPSFATIPPPPPPAPAKKVSHDMMWILLNSKGQFLVNDEFATLNTIELQLKTIANNTEKSKEIVFKYDENAPKEIVDKINELIDDYGLENIIDTLPPPPPPPTTPKSKNGNGPNANDSFENQMKTGFIKINGTPHYFVNIDNNTKYYNRQGFEVNKSGKIISKYQVNASGVIPGQYITKVYSDGQIVSEFKDNKPSNDRTIIDIPTPPKPISPLDHVIDMAKKNATFFYEGRNVSSDRAIKLIKNNQELNIFTKNGSTNKPRVFLTKDTSIDNESQTKELPKPNRENIVSHIKVMNRHNAKFYLGKKAITYDEALNYVKKHKNADVNSSMETNTTVITFPQNKKSTIPVIINGKTPVNDIVKLSKKGTINLKLDLKKTKIISFKIKVMGKPSQSISGNTLNKKAKGFVSLDKSGSAIQLFDIKDEEGYTHPPIIIEVSE; encoded by the coding sequence ATGATCATCTATGTTTTAAAATTTAGCGCTTGTCTTGCTGTTTTTATGGTATTCTATAAATTACTTTTAGAGAAATCTAGTGTACATACGTTTAAACGATTCTATTTACTGACTTCATTATGCTTTGCGTTTGCAATTCCTTCTATAACATTTATAGAATATGTTGAACCTGTTATAATAGAAGAATTTGCAACATTTAATACTATGGATTTTGATGTTATTGAATCCAGTCCTGAAGTTATCGCAATAAACCATACACCAATTATCTTGTGGTCTATTTATGCTTTAGGGGTATTCATTTTTCTGCTGAAGTTTTGCCTAAATCTAAAACGTATCATTTATAAAATTAGAAATAATCCCAAATATAAATCTCAAGGATTTATAAATGTCTTGATTACAAATTTGAGAATACCGCATACATTTTTTAATTACATTTTTTTTGATAAGCAAAAGTTTGAGTGTAGCGATATCCCTAAAGAAGTTTTTATACATGAACAAACGCACGCCAAGCAGAAGCACAGTATAGACGTACTTTTACTAGAAATCCTACAAATAATATTTTGGTTCAATCCACTAATCTATTTACTAAAACGAGATATAAAACTCAATCACGAATATCTTGCAGATCAAGCAGTTTTAAATAACGGAATTGAACCATCAACCTATCAAACCATTTTACTGGCTTTCTCATCAAAAGCCCAACATCAAGAATTGGCAAATGCCATTAATTATTCATCAATCAAAAAACGATTTACAGTCATGAAAACGCACACATCAAAAACATCAATTTGGCTAAGAGGCTTATTGATTTTACCAGTATTAGCAACACTCTTTTATGGTTTTACAGAACGGGAGTTAGTTGAAAGAGAAGTCATTATTCCTGAAGTTCTAGAATTGTATCTTAACGAAAACGGAGAGCTTTTATTAGACGACGAGATCATTACTTTTGAAGATATTAAAGCACTTTATAAAGAAGATCCAAAACTACAGATATCTGTTAAGATTTTTCCAGATGCCAATGCAGATATTTCCAAAAATATAACCTCTAAACTGAAAGATATAGGATTTAAAAAAATGACGGTGTGCACTAGCAGAGTGGCAGAATTTCAAAATTTTACTCAAGAAAAAGCAACTCCACAACAACTAGCAGAGTACAACAAACTCGCAAGACATTACAACGAACAGCCAAAAGACAAACAAATTATAAAACGTAAAGATGTGTTGCGCTTAGAATATCTTTATAAAATAATGAGTGAAGAGCAAAAGAAAAATGCTGAGCCATTTCCTAATATGCCTCCACCTCCTCCAGCTCCACCAATATTATCTCCCGAACAATTAGAGGAATACAATAAACTAGCAAAAAAATATAATGATATGCTAGAAAAGCTGCCCATCAAAGTTAAAGATTACAAATATCTAGAAAGTTTATACCAGTCAATGAGTGAAGAACAAAAACAAACTGCTCAACCGTTTCCAAGTTTCGCAACTATTCCACCTCCACCACCTCCTGCTCCAGCAAAAAAAGTTTCCCATGATATGATGTGGATTCTATTAAATAGTAAAGGACAATTTCTAGTTAACGATGAATTTGCAACTTTAAATACAATTGAATTACAATTAAAAACCATTGCAAACAATACAGAAAAGTCTAAAGAAATCGTATTCAAGTATGATGAAAACGCTCCCAAAGAGATAGTTGATAAAATCAATGAACTTATAGATGACTATGGATTAGAAAATATAATTGATACACTACCTCCACCTCCACCACCTCCTACAACACCAAAATCAAAAAATGGAAATGGGCCAAATGCAAATGATTCTTTTGAGAATCAAATGAAAACAGGTTTCATAAAAATAAATGGAACTCCGCATTATTTTGTGAACATTGACAACAACACCAAATATTACAACAGACAAGGGTTTGAAGTCAATAAATCTGGAAAAATAATTAGTAAATATCAAGTAAATGCTTCAGGTGTAATTCCAGGTCAATACATCACCAAAGTCTATAGTGATGGACAAATAGTTTCAGAATTTAAAGACAATAAGCCATCTAATGATAGAACTATTATTGATATACCAACTCCTCCCAAACCAATTTCTCCTTTAGATCACGTCATTGATATGGCTAAGAAAAACGCTACGTTTTTCTATGAAGGCAGGAATGTTTCATCTGATAGAGCTATTAAGCTCATAAAAAATAATCAAGAGCTCAATATATTTACAAAAAATGGCTCAACAAATAAACCTAGAGTATTTTTAACTAAAGACACCAGTATTGATAATGAAAGTCAAACTAAAGAGCTCCCAAAACCAAATAGAGAAAATATTGTAAGTCATATTAAAGTGATGAATAGACATAATGCAAAATTTTATTTAGGCAAAAAAGCAATTACCTACGATGAAGCTTTGAACTATGTTAAAAAGCATAAAAACGCTGATGTAAATTCTTCAATGGAAACCAATACGACAGTTATCACATTTCCGCAGAATAAAAAAAGTACTATTCCAGTAATTATAAATGGAAAAACTCCTGTAAACGATATTGTTAAACTATCAAAAAAAGGAACTATCAATCTAAAATTAGATCTTAAAAAAACAAAAATTATCAGTTTCAAAATAAAAGTTATGGGCAAACCATCTCAAAGTATTTCTGGTAACACCTTAAATAAAAAAGCAAAGGGATTTGTGAGTTTAGATAAAAGCGGATCTGCGATACAACTTTTTGACATAAAAGATGAAGAAGGATATACGCATCCTCCTATCATCATTGAAGTTTCAGAATAA
- a CDS encoding BlaI/MecI/CopY family transcriptional regulator yields the protein MQLSKTEEQLMQYLWKQDKAFMKDLLDAYPDPKPATTTVATLLKRMIDKGFVAYKLYGKSREYYPLVKKKDYFSKHVNTLIKTFFNDSASQFASFFTKETDLSKEELEDLKALIDKEIKNK from the coding sequence ATGCAATTATCAAAAACTGAAGAACAACTCATGCAATACCTCTGGAAACAGGACAAAGCTTTTATGAAGGATTTATTAGACGCGTATCCTGACCCAAAACCAGCAACAACTACTGTTGCTACGCTTTTAAAGCGTATGATTGATAAAGGTTTTGTTGCTTATAAGCTCTACGGAAAATCGCGAGAATACTACCCCTTGGTCAAGAAAAAAGATTATTTCTCCAAACATGTCAACACCTTAATTAAAACGTTTTTTAATGATAGTGCATCTCAATTCGCCTCTTTTTTCACAAAAGAAACTGATCTTTCAAAAGAGGAATTGGAAGATTTGAAAGCTTTAATTGATAAAGAAATTAAAAACAAATAA
- a CDS encoding M28 family peptidase encodes MKTLKTTVLCILFSTILSYSQNIQDIIDQVDLDRLTLTLNEFSGEQTTVVNGNTVTILNREQATNELAGDYLLEQLEALDNITVISQPFNTNGRNIIATQLGKTNPNDIYIVCAHYDTVADYCADDNASGTAAVLEIARILSTQCLDNTVIYALWDEEEIGLRGSSFFADLAASNGDNILGVLNMDMIGYDGDAVGQPGDNQFDIDYRNIAGSVAMKNDILSVLNTYTFDLSVVEVNPGTSASDHASFWFAGNGTTDAFSAVLVGESWETDDQTPFYHTSADRVSTLDLPYLHEMVKLVTGYMVTKGSLVALDNRVTQTTTMLSSNQSSATYQWFNCETDMPISGETNQSFTPSANGIYAVDVTSGSCTERSECLVFDTLGLDTFSSEELSVYPIPANNFITVEFSSEISTSLKLYDVSGKMVQENTTSDTIKLNISDLPQGIYFLNVKTDKKSGTYKIVKE; translated from the coding sequence ATGAAAACCTTAAAAACGACAGTATTGTGTATTTTATTCAGCACAATATTATCTTATTCACAAAACATACAAGACATTATAGATCAAGTCGATTTAGATAGATTAACACTCACATTAAATGAATTTTCTGGTGAGCAAACAACAGTAGTTAATGGTAATACGGTAACTATTCTAAACAGGGAGCAGGCAACTAATGAGCTCGCAGGAGATTATTTGCTAGAGCAATTGGAAGCGTTAGATAATATTACGGTCATTTCGCAACCCTTTAATACTAACGGGAGAAATATTATCGCTACACAGTTAGGTAAAACAAATCCAAATGACATTTATATTGTCTGTGCGCATTATGATACCGTTGCAGATTATTGTGCAGATGATAACGCATCGGGTACAGCAGCAGTATTAGAAATTGCTCGAATTTTATCCACGCAATGCTTAGATAATACTGTTATTTATGCCCTCTGGGATGAAGAAGAAATAGGCCTTCGTGGCTCAAGTTTTTTCGCAGATCTCGCAGCAAGTAATGGAGACAATATTTTAGGGGTTTTAAATATGGATATGATTGGTTATGATGGTGATGCAGTAGGTCAGCCAGGCGACAACCAATTTGATATAGACTATAGAAATATTGCAGGTTCTGTAGCAATGAAAAATGATATTTTATCGGTTCTAAATACCTATACTTTTGATTTGAGTGTAGTAGAAGTCAATCCAGGAACCTCTGCCAGCGATCACGCAAGTTTTTGGTTTGCAGGTAATGGTACTACAGACGCTTTTTCGGCAGTTTTAGTTGGAGAATCTTGGGAAACCGATGATCAAACCCCCTTCTATCACACGTCTGCAGACCGCGTTTCAACCTTGGATTTGCCATATCTCCATGAAATGGTAAAATTGGTAACCGGTTATATGGTCACAAAAGGAAGTTTGGTAGCCCTAGATAATAGAGTCACACAAACCACTACGATGTTGAGCTCAAACCAAAGCTCAGCAACCTACCAATGGTTCAATTGTGAAACAGATATGCCAATATCTGGAGAAACAAATCAATCATTTACGCCAAGTGCAAATGGTATTTATGCAGTAGATGTAACTTCTGGCTCATGTACCGAGCGCAGTGAATGTTTGGTTTTTGACACTTTAGGCTTAGATACATTTTCTTCGGAAGAATTGAGCGTTTACCCAATACCAGCAAATAATTTTATTACTGTAGAATTTTCTTCGGAAATATCAACTAGTTTAAAACTATATGACGTTTCAGGTAAGATGGTTCAAGAAAACACAACTTCCGATACTATAAAACTTAATATTTCAGATTTGCCTCAAGGCATCTATTTCCTGAATGTAAAAACAGACAAAAAATCTGGGACCTATAAAATTGTAAAAGAGTAA
- a CDS encoding dipeptidase, which translates to MQHIQSYIEEHKDRFLAELIELLKIPSVSADPAFKDNVIKTADVIKDSLEKAGCDTVEICETEGFPIVYGEKIIDENLITVLVYGHYDVQPADPVELWHSPPYEPVIKKTDIHPEGAIFARGACDDKGQMYMHVKAMELMTKTNQLPCNVKFMIEGEEEVGSVNLSKFVKKNQEKLKNDVILISDTGMIAQDVPSITTGLRGLSYVEVEVTGPNRDLHSGLYGGAVANPINILTKMIASLHDENNHITIPGFYDKVEDLSAEERAEMAKAPFSLEAYEKSIGIDSVYGEKGYSTNERNSIRPTLDVNGIWGGYIGEGAKTVIASQAFAKISMRLVPNQDWEEITALFAKHFESIAPAGVKVKVKPHHGGQGYVTPIDSIGYQAASKAYHDTFGKNPIPQRSGGSIPIVSLFEQELKSKTILMGFGLNSDAIHSPNEHFGVWNYFKGIETIPLFYKYFTELSK; encoded by the coding sequence ATGCAACACATTCAATCTTATATTGAAGAACATAAAGACCGCTTTTTAGCAGAACTCATAGAACTTTTAAAAATCCCATCGGTAAGTGCAGATCCCGCATTTAAGGATAATGTCATTAAAACTGCAGATGTGATTAAAGACAGTTTGGAAAAAGCTGGATGCGATACCGTAGAAATTTGCGAGACCGAAGGCTTCCCGATTGTTTACGGAGAAAAAATTATAGATGAAAACCTAATAACGGTTTTAGTTTACGGTCACTACGATGTACAACCTGCAGATCCTGTTGAGCTATGGCACTCCCCACCCTATGAACCTGTGATTAAAAAAACAGATATCCATCCTGAAGGTGCCATTTTTGCACGTGGAGCTTGTGATGATAAAGGTCAAATGTACATGCACGTTAAAGCTATGGAATTGATGACGAAAACCAACCAATTGCCATGTAACGTCAAGTTTATGATTGAAGGCGAAGAAGAAGTGGGTAGCGTTAATCTTTCAAAATTTGTTAAGAAAAATCAAGAGAAGTTAAAGAATGATGTCATCTTAATTTCAGATACTGGGATGATTGCTCAAGATGTACCGTCAATCACAACCGGACTTCGTGGTTTGAGTTATGTAGAAGTTGAAGTCACTGGTCCAAATCGTGATTTACATTCGGGATTATATGGAGGTGCAGTTGCCAACCCAATCAATATATTGACCAAAATGATTGCTTCGTTGCATGACGAAAATAACCATATCACTATCCCTGGATTTTATGATAAGGTAGAAGATCTTTCCGCAGAAGAAAGAGCCGAAATGGCGAAAGCGCCTTTTTCTTTAGAGGCATATGAAAAATCAATTGGCATCGATTCGGTTTATGGTGAAAAAGGTTATTCTACCAATGAGCGCAACTCTATTAGACCAACTTTAGATGTCAACGGTATTTGGGGCGGTTACATTGGCGAAGGTGCAAAAACAGTAATCGCAAGTCAGGCTTTTGCAAAAATATCTATGCGTTTGGTGCCAAACCAAGATTGGGAAGAGATTACAGCACTGTTTGCAAAACATTTTGAAAGCATTGCACCAGCAGGTGTGAAAGTTAAAGTGAAACCGCATCATGGCGGGCAAGGTTATGTCACGCCAATTGACAGCATTGGGTATCAAGCTGCTTCAAAAGCCTATCATGATACGTTTGGCAAAAACCCAATTCCGCAACGCAGTGGTGGTAGTATTCCTATCGTTTCGCTTTTTGAGCAAGAACTAAAAAGTAAGACTATTTTAATGGGATTTGGCTTAAACAGTGACGCCATCCACTCACCTAACGAACATTTTGGAGTTTGGAATTATTTTAAGGGCATCGAGACCATCCCTTTATTTTATAAGTATTTTACAGAGCTAAGCAAGTAA